The Ricinus communis isolate WT05 ecotype wild-type chromosome 8, ASM1957865v1, whole genome shotgun sequence sequence AATGAGACATGGTTCTGCTTCTGATTTTTGAACTTCTCTACGCGCGCAACCCCTCACTTTTGCAcctctgttcttgacattttgggagaccaacgtcagttcaaaggattgattcggaggattcaagcaaagattaaagtttctagacgattgaccgagacatccgagatccatacttTAGGCTGGTTTCAGAATTGGCATTTGCGACATTCCCACTCCGATTCGATAAAAGAGCGGTTATatgttccattttcttttttattaattatttccttttgtatttgtttctttcattatgagtagctaggactaccgaacccattggggttcacctttgtttatggattgtgtttaattattgaatttttatctgccatttttgtaatcttcttactgtttagtaataaaatttgattcaattaatttgagacgttaaattaattgtcttttgggttgtttcttgatattgagaaatgctttttacaactgaaaattaaatagtaagaattggtagttaacacttagagataaggttaattcactcgccggattaagaattaataactcttaatagttctaaatcacgcttaatgctaatctgtaataatctgataggaagagattccattaggttagtgcagatttaggaacttagtgagctcgagagaggagccgagttcgattcaggatttaggcacgggtagtAAGATTGgcagtttataaaatcaaccttagaattccatcactcaggttccctttggatttgcttctttgttacggttgtctttcgattgtcagttgctgttgttcctttatttgcattcataagcattagttaattaatttagacttttcacaccttatttcagactaAATAACATAACGAACAAtagtaactttaggtttacccgatctccagggatatgaccttgatactcactgatgctagaccgcatcgataagttcactaccttaggtgtaggttgcataagtagcccatCAATGAGCTTTATATTTGTTCGTTTAAGTAtacaaatataagaaaacttaTAGACTTAAATAAAtgctttttaataaatagatggTATGCCAACACAATTTGTATAGACTATTATATGTAAACCAAAACAACACATTGTCTTTAGGGCGTacattaaaatatctattatttataattcataacTGAAGTAAAAATAGACAACAATTGTTTATgccttatataaaaattttaaaaaaatcgaCCTATAGGGCAGGCACTAAAACTAGTGTATAAATAGTTTATAGGAATTCAACACTTGAATAGACTTTTTTCTCATTCAATCTTTtcatttactttaatttagattttaatttagttaatttttttttcaacatTCCAAACACCAATTTGATTGCTAACATTagtcaaaatctaaaaataatattcataattagTCTCTAATAGAATGATAACTCATATTTGTTTACTATATTACTTTATACGACCAGTGCAGTTTGCCGTGTGTGTAGCGCGTATTAGCCGCCTAGACAAACTTTGTTCCCATATTATTTACTACAACTTGCTTTTCATACAAATAACTTCTAATGACTCGCAATCTATTATCTCTAATACCACTGCTAGGAAATAAAAAGGTAAAGCAATATACTGCAACTAAAGTAtggaaatttattaaataaaaagaaattagaatcCTCTCTTAAAGtaatagaaaaacaaatgataaaaaataaaaaaaaatttctagaatgaataattactatatgtctctgtattttttatattacattACTTACCccttaacatttaaaaaattatatttttcattcttctattttatacatttatactaaaaatctcctttattagaatttttgttaaataatcGTTAACTAGGTATAGTTTTATACTATTAGCCTCCTAATTTTTGATGTAATATACAATTGCTccttatgttttatttattacactcaaatttatttacatttcGAAAGgcaatcaattaaataaataaattgataaaaaaatataatttgatcctcaaatgttttatcaaagttacaattctagtgtaacaaaattaataataaaaatattttattttaataatttaaaacttaattatatgaattttcaatattttgataaatataaatacatttaaaatgtttaaattttactaaagtTTAATTATGTTAGAAATTAGAACAAGTAAAAAAatactagttaattatttttatacagacactaaaattgatttttactaAAAGTAGAATTTAAcctcaatttgatttaaaaataagtttagaAGAGTTtgatacttaataataaatttaatgcttaaatttgtttatttttattaatttagtctttTGACTATCTTTGGATGAAGGAGATAATagctaattttattaaaagatatgaGAATTCTAGTGTAATAAACAAACTATAAAGGgcaatataatatatatatataggaggcaaatagtataaaagCAAATCTAGCTATTGATTATTTAACGAAAATTTTGCAAAAGGATTTCTAGTactcttaaaattatttttaccatttatttttatacttataatatatattaaatttaaattattttttcttttaaccacatatatatatatatatatatattctaaaagTAACTCCACTTTCTTTAACACATATcaaacaatataaaaaaatattatttaaaccttttaatatttatttactatttaattttgtatgttaacctttatttttttattataaaaatttagaattcatctctttttatttattattattttttcttaaaaagtaaaatttttgtttttatttaattataattttatctattagaaatattttattataaactataaattttaaaagaaattattaaaattaaaacatcaaacctttttatgttttaatatttattaatatggaaatctattttaatattttatattataatatttataataataattcacgCTTATAGCACTCgtaattagtaaaattaatatacagTGAAACCACTTTATAGTTATACATTTGGTACCAAAAAgaatttatgactatgaggAGATTATAACTTAATGGAGATTTTAgtactaaaatcttttttcgGACTTAATACTTAATTTCGTTGTTGAGATGATAGAAATCAGAAATAAGATATGTTAATATCTTGTctattatatctataaaattgatcagataaaataatactacaataagagaaaacattacataacatattttttttacataatatatacaaaaattattatatagggaaatttcttttaagactGGGCTTAAGAAATTTGTAacttattatattaaagagtttatttctatataaagtATCATTATGGAGAAACtttagtgtatatatatatatatatatatatattgctcgTCACTTGCGTTACGTAtgcaaattattataataaaaattataatataatcttatttaaaagattagtatataatataatattaaatagtaaataatcttattaatataatattattataataataataaacacataaattaatatatcaataaaataaaaactaaaagtatcatatattttttcctATAATTtcttgtctttaatttttgtaaaaattttgatttaattatttgaactccatcatatatatatatagtgtgaTATAAAgtaattcatcaatttcttataAGATTAAGAATGTGTACGAAAAAATTATAggactaaaaatatatacacatGAATAGATAgattaataaagtaaaattaaaagtataacaccttttttttactttttatattcaatttttataaaaaattatagtgaATTATTTGAACTCTATCATAGGTATATATAgtgtgatatatttatcaatttcttataggattaagaatatatatgaaattatgattaaattaaaactggATTATATTAATCagtgattaattttattagaattaggaaattattcattaattaattctattatgattagaaaaataaattaattacatatagacctgttcatgggccgGGCCTGATTTGATTTTGGACAAGCCCGAGCCCGCCTAGGCCCgatgattttttaatatctctaaGCCCAAGTCCGAGCCCGAAATCTTTTGAAAAGCCCGGCCCGACCAATTGTTAAACCTGTATAAAGAGGTCGGGCCTGGGCGGGTTTGGGTCGGGCCTGACCCGGTACTGCAATGTACAACAAGgttttttagggtttgatattattaataacatgaaaattataaacatgAATAATAGGTAGTTAAGCGGTTTATAACactcaattatattttgaagGTTGCGGATTCGAGTCTTAGGTAtgacatttctttttcttaactaAATTAGACCTCGGGCCGAGCCGGGCTTGAACTCGGcctgaatttttatataaatcccAAGCCCGGCCCGAGGACTACGGGCTTTTTTCGGGTTCGGGCCAGGCCAGGTTTGTACACAAAAATTATTGCCCAAGTCCGGCCCGAAGAGTACcgattaataataaatgtattttagtgagtttaaaagatttatctttgtacttttatatataagcaCACACGTCACGcatgtaaattattattataaaagttataatataatcttatttaataaattaatatataatatgatattaaatagtaaaaaatgttactaataaaatattattataataataataaatatataaattaatatatcaataaaataaaaattaaaaatattataaatttttctataacttattgttttcaatttttacaaaaatttatatttaattatttgaactccatcatatatatatagtgtgtgatataaaataattcattaatttcttataggattaaaaatgtatgtgaaaatattatagaattgaaaatatacacgtgaataataaattaataaaataaattatattttttctatttatttattgcttttaatttttatgaaaatttatagtGAGTTATTTGAACTCCTTCATAGATATATATAGTGTGATATAttcatcaaattttaataggattaaaaatatatataaaattatacgatagaattagaattgaattagattaataactagttaattctattagaataaaaaaattaaattaattttatatataattaggaTGATATAAggttaataattatttattaattataagattgTTTTAATCAGTCTAAAAAATTATGCTATCATGCTTATATAAaagcatatatttatttatttatttatttataaatggtTGGAAGAGCTTTGATGTTTaatggttattttatttagtggACTTGGAACAACGTCGTTTCCAGGGGAAGAGAAAATTATAGGAGTACCTGATAGAagaataggaaaagaaataaaattccCTTGCCAAAAGACATTCCGTCTCTCTCAGTtccctctcttttctcttgCTTCCACTCTCTTACAGCACATTACCGacctcattttttttaaaaaaatctctGTTTTCTCTCTCTTATCTCCGACGTCGTCTCGATCCACGGTCCCTGACTTAAAGGCCTCCCAGACCCTTCAACTACGACGGAGGTTTGAgtaatcttttttaataaaaaaatctcactCTCTCAAATGATTTAATCGCTGAAAACATTGTTTGCTACTGTACAGATTATATCAAACTGACACCAAAACTTATCGCATTGGGAGTTGTGTATAAACCTCAGTCAGGAATGGTGagttaggttttcttttttcttttcttttttgtttctattttcatattcttGATAGTTTTCTGTTTGGTTACTGAGAAAACGAGGAaagaaaacttattttttcttacGAGTGAGCtaagttattaaaattttttgtatGCTTAAAGTACGTAGGAGGAGAATTACATGCAAATGATCAAATAGAGTGTTTTGGTTCTAATTAGGTTTTCTCTTTAAATTGAGAATTAAAGTTCTGCCTAAAACCCTTAAGGGATTCGACGACTTCCacactaaatctttttttctctgttttttctttttggattgtaGCAAGGAGATATTAGGAAATGGTTTATGAAGGCCCATGACAAAGGCAATGGCACTGCTGCAAAGTCTGCACAACCTGCAACAGATATCAAACTTCCTTCAGTTGAATCCAAGCCTGAATTCCCTGTGAGTAAATTGCTTTCCTGTCTTATTTATTTAGGTGCtgatttcttgttttatattttatttactttaataagtTTGAAGTTCATGTTAGTATCTGGGTTTTAGGGTATAAGCTCCAAGATTGCATTAAATCTTAGCATCTATGTGCCTATAATTTTattgctctttatatttctgtATGAACTACCTGTTATGAGGATCTGAGCTTGGGCACTTTACTTTTAATCATATATGGtgtatcttttatcttttggaACAAAATTAGGTACAAGGAGGACAAGATAATTCAGGCAGAAGGAAAACTAGCAAGTATTTTGCAAAGGATAAACAACAGTCAAAAGCTGAAAAAGAAATCGAGGAACTTCCAGCAAAGAGAAAAGCTCGAAATGGCAGTGACCGATCAACGAAAACACCTCCTTCAAAGAAAGTTCACAAAATTGAGGAcaatgaagatgatgatgacgaCGACGACGACGACTTTGTCATGCCTGATAAAAAGAAGAGTGCTGGTGAGGTCACTCCCAGTAAGAAATCGAAGAATGGTTCAGGTAGAGGTTTTGCTCAGAAAACGGTTGATGACAATGCTAGTAATGAAGATGATGCAACCAAATCTCCTCTTAAGTCTAGTGGAGGCCGTGGCGGAAGAGGTGGATCAGCAGCAGTGTCTGGTGGAAGAGGCAGAGGAGTTGGACGGGGTggatttatgaattttggtGAAAGGAAAGATCCTCCGCACAAAGGAGAAAAGGTCAGACGACAATTAATATTTCCTGGTGCCTCTAGTTAATAATtaccaaaataattttgtattaaCAACAtattggttttcttttctttttattttttctttccatagGATGTCCCTGAAGGTGCTCCTGATTGTTTAGCTGGTCTGACTTTTGTAATTAGTGGGACACTTGACaggtaattatttttcatcctGTTGCTGATTACAAGCATCTCTGATTTGGCTTtacatataagaaaatattagataTATGTATTCTTTTCAGTGGAAATATATTTGACTAAATATATTTGACTAACTTAGGGATACAGTTCTTGTTTGCATGTTGCAATAGTTCAGTGATTGTATGGAATGCTGTGATGGTTCAGCATCTTTAGAGTTGGTTGATACAAGTTGTTTGAATATTGATCATGCTTGCAGtttagaaagagaagaagcAGAAGATCTGATTAAACGGCATGGAGGCCGCATTACTGGATCTGTCAGCAAGAAAACTGTTGGTTCATGCTTCTATTTTATGTTTTGCTTTGGTTCACTTGGCATTGATAACATTTATTAACACCATCTGTGCAGAATTATCTTTTATGTGATGAGGATATTGAGGGACGGAAATCTAGCAAAGCCAAAGAGCTTTGGTAGGTTTCCTCAGATCCAAAAACACTCACTgacttttttctatttcaactCCTTTGGCTCATAATATTCCTAATTTGGATCTTGTTATATAGTACTCCCTTCCTTACAGAGGATggattatttgatttgataCGATCATCTAATGCAAAGGCTTCAGTGCAAAAAGAGGCAAAGAAGCCTATTGAGAAAGTTGCACTTCTGCCAAAGACAAGCCCTAAGAAAGCAGAAGTGAAAAGTACGAGTATGCTTCAAATCGCTAAgtgttttctatattttaatcatGTTAGCAAATTGATTTTTGATGGATTACTTATTTATGTATCAGATTTTTTAACTGGTTCTTTCTTACCTCTGCTTATTTGGCTTGGCCACCTCTTTTAAATTACTTGAGTGGATTATGTTTTTAGTTTGAAATGCTCTTGCAAAGATTGTAAAGATGGTTTTATGTTTAGGCGTCACTTCAACAACAATTGTGAGTCACAAAGATTCAATTGCTGGTACCTTTCCTGCaaagagaaaagaacaaactacCAAACTCAATTCTCTTTCATGGACAGAAAAATATAGACCAAAGGCTCCAAATGATATTGTTGGGAATCAGACACTGGTGTGTatcattcttttcttgatGGGTCTAGCTACCtgaaactttatttatttacattcaGTCTTTAGAAGTgtaatgagttttttttttctttttttttttttccatgtGATCATATGTAGGTTAACCAACTACATAATTGGTTAAAAAATTGGAATCAGCAGTTCCTTAATGCTGGAAACAGGGGAAAGAGCAagaaacaaaatgattctAGTGCCAAAAAAGCTGTGCTATTGAGTGGGACACCTGGTATAGGGAAAACGACATCAGCAAAGCTTGTTGCTCAGATGCTAGGTTTCCAAGCAATTGAGGTTGGTACTTTCACAAAAGTTTTGCTGAACAATGgaatttgtttttctattgttcattgtaaaattttgCTCCTTTTTAGCGTACTTGTTGACATgcttctttctattttattgtatGTGTATCATTTAGGTGAATGCCAGTGACAGTAGAGGAAAGGCAGATTCCAAGATTAATAAGGGAATTGGTGGAAGCAATGCAAACTGTATAAAGGAACTTGTTAGCAATGAAGCTTTGGGTGTTAATATGGATAGGTTGGTTATacattttaatcttttcttcaGAACTCCATAACATTTCTTGGTTGTTTATGCCCAGTGAATTTAATGGTATGAGATTTTAGGTCGAAGCATCCAAAAACAGTTCTAATCATGGATGAAGTAGATGGGATGTCTGCCGGAGATAGAGGTGGAATTGCTGATCTTATTGCTAGCATAAAGATATCCAAAATTCCTATAATCTGCATTTGTAATGATCGTTACAgtcagaaaattaaaagtctAGTGAACTACTGCTTGCTACTCAGTTTCCGGAAACCTACAAAGCAACAGGTTTATCTTTTCCCTCTTCACATGTAGATTgattacattttctttttggtttcattatttttcatgATGCAAACTTGAGATGTTTAGAGACTTTCTTGCACTCATGAACATGCTATATTATCTTTGCCATTTTCCCCCAATCAAGGTTGTCGGCTAGCTTCTTTAGAATTACCTGTTTGTGGTGAAGGTGCATCTAGGTGTGATATGTTTTGACTCCTGTTGGTAGCTCACAATCATATCGGTCTTACAAGCAGCTAGTTCCATTTATTGCTACGCCACTACCTAGTTTTGTTTTCACCTAATGTAAGCAGGTTTATAGGCAGGATGCTGTGGGGATATGCCCtctggattttttttttgctcaTATGCAATCTACCAGACGAGGCAGTGTAGTATTTTTCGCTGTTAGACGTTCTGTTTTATCGGAGAGATGGTGAGCAGTTAATCAACCTTTTCTCCAGGCCAAAAATCATAGTCTGTATTGTGGTTGGTATTggcacataaaatttaaagatttctCGAGCAGTGCATGTCAAGTAATTGTGATCTTCTGAATGGATAAAGACAAGTCCTGAGCTGGAAATTTTATCTGGAACCTATAATATGACCCATTGACAACCAAATTGAATTGGAGTGTGTTTGAACAAGTGAAGTGTCAAGTAGCTGGTGTTTGGTAGATCTGAAACTAAGCATAAAAAACTAATGGCTAGATAATTCTACTGctgagaatttaaaaaaattggacTACAACAAATTAAAGCTGAAATGTTATTGCACTAGTAAGTGGTGCAACTTAAACTGCAAACTTTGTGCAATTTTAAACATACTGTTAAGTTAGTAGGGGGTGGTAGTAGTGGCTAGACGTTGGTTCGAGGTTTGGTTGATATACTTCCAGTGCTGAACAGTGGCCATGCTGCTACTGAGTGACACTAGATAATAGTCACAGTAAATATGGTTGTTGTGGCAGTGATTTTGTCTGTAACTATGGTGAGACTAATGGTGGTAGTTGCAGGATGGTTTTGTGGTGAAAGATAACTATGGTGATTGATGTGGTGGCAGCAATGGTGATCAAGGCAGTTCTGATAACATGGAAATGGGGTTGAGAAGTTATAATGTTAATGTtggattaaattttgatttgagTGCCGGGCCcaattattgatttataatttatctagtctttttattttcctctcTCTCAGTTCTCTGGGTTATATATTGAACGGGTTCTTCATGGATGTGTTGTGAAATGTACCCATCAAAGTTTACCTTAGTTGTTGATCAGCCTCTTAGAGTTTCAAGAACTTGCCAGCATTTTAGGAGCAAATTAATGAAAAGGATTTGAGGCATCCCAGCTATTCCAAGCTTCAGGATACAGTTCTGGACCTTCTGGTCCTTAGGAATTCATTTTGGAGGTTGCTTTCTCGTTGCacgaaaattttaattttctttagagCTACTTTGTTTCTGTTTTATGAAAGGACTATCAGATATCACCGATATTCTTGATTTGTctttatattagaaaaaagagagagaaaaagaaaaagcgtACAATACGAGCTACCATGCAAGCGAATTGAGGGATGGAGTTGGGTGTTGTTTTATATCAGCATTTCGCCTTGTGAAGGAAGCACATATGCGAAAAGAGTAGAGGTAGGTGTTGAGTTCAAATGTTTTGCCCATGCCAAAGCTAAGGTCTATACCTTCTTTCATTCtactttgttattttatttttattctaaggCATGGGCTAGAAACAggtgcattttttttttcactttatgAGGGAAGCAGTCAGTTTGGTGTTATAACAGTCTTATACAGCACCTGAAGATCTGTGTCTTTTCTATTCTGTGCATCCTTAAGTTGACATGCACATGCTCTTGTGATCTGTGCATGTGCGTGTATAGAGTTCTTATATAACTATGCTCTGTGGATGCAGTGTTTATGATAAACCATAGTtgtattctattttttatttcttaactGTGTCCTGAGATAACTTCTTCAGAAACTGGGTGAAATAGTGGATTTGATTCCAAGAAAATGAGATAATTGATGTGGGATGTGAGGTAGGAAGCAAAGATTTTGGTCCTGACAGTTGGCTACTTAGGGCCAGTTGTAAACAGAAAAGGCCGTTGACACTTCTTTTTGCACATAGAAGGCCTCCTTGTTAATTCATTCATACTATTATATCATTAGCTTTCAGTAACTTGGTGGTGAACCATGCGAGCAAACTAAATTTATTGACAGTTTGCTATGAGTTAGTTGTGGAGAATTTGAGAATTGGACAACTGATATAGGTGCACTGCATTGACAATTATGAAGTGGTAAACTGTGCTGCACATGGGATCTTTACTGTTTAACCCATGTCATCATGAAGAGATAAAATTCACATGCATTTATATGTGTGTGCATGCGTTTTTTTTGTTATGCTGTGTATGCATGTGATGTAAATGCTTgcacacttttttttttttaaatttttgtctTGGTACTTGGGAATGGGACTGTTGTATTTGAGTTTTGGTTCTAGTACAACTTAAGGATGCGCTTACTGCCTGTAAACTATTTCTCTCATTAGTGAGGTTATTTACACTTTTGGTTCATGGCAGATGGCAAAAAGGTTAATGCAAGTTGCAAATGCAGAGGGCCTTCAAGTTAATGAGGTAAATGCATGCTCCTTTgaaatttaagttaattttattagtttggGGTTTGCATTTGTCTTAtgcagatttttttttttaatgagttCATGTTGTACACTTCTCATGGCACATAAAGCCTCCAAGTTAGCATGTCATCCTACCAACAATCTGGTTCTTGATGAAAAGATTAATGCTTTGCTGCAATGTAATGTTAGTAGTCTTATAAGtaacacaaaataaacaatCTTAAATACAATAAAGTGCTAAATGATCTCTATGGGATTTCTTGTGCACTCAGCTTTAACTAGATGGCATAATTTTGGAGTGCTGAGGTATATTTTCCTGCTGCTGATTTAAAACATTCCTGAGAATCTGGaatcaataaact is a genomic window containing:
- the LOC8281056 gene encoding replication factor C subunit 1 isoform X5 encodes the protein MQGDIRKWFMKAHDKGNGTAAKSAQPATDIKLPSVESKPEFPVQGGQDNSGRRKTSKYFAKDKQQSKAEKEIEELPAKRKARNGSDRSTKTPPSKKVHKIEDNEDDDDDDDDDFVMPDKKKSAGEVTPSKKSKNGSGRGFAQKTVDDNASNEDDATKSPLKSSGGRGGRGGSAAVSGGRGRGVGRGGFMNFGERKDPPHKGEKDVPEGAPDCLAGLTFVISGTLDSLEREEAEDLIKRHGGRITGSVSKKTNYLLCDEDIEGRKSSKAKELCTPFLTEDGLFDLIRSSNAKASVQKEAKKPIEKVALLPKTSPKKAEVKSTSVTSTTIVSHKDSIAGTFPAKRKEQTTKLNSLSWTEKYRPKAPNDIVGNQTLVNQLHNWLKNWNQQFLNAGNRGKSKKQNDSSAKKAVLLSGTPGIGKTTSAKLVAQMLGFQAIEVNASDSRGKADSKINKGIGGSNANCIKELVSNEALGVNMDRSKHPKTVLIMDEVDGMSAGDRGGIADLIASIKISKIPIICICNDRYSQKIKSLVNYCLLLSFRKPTKQQMAKRLMQVANAEGLQVNEIALEELAERVNGDLRMALNQLQYMSLSMSVIKYDDVRQRLLSSAKDEDISPFTAVDKLFGFNGGKLRMDERIDLSMSDLDLVPLLIQENYINYRPSSVCKDDNGMKRMSMIARAAESIADGDIINVQIRRYRQWQLSQSGSVASCIIPAALLHGQRETLEQGERNFNRFGGWLGKNSTMGKNLRLLEDLHVHLLASRESNLGRDTLRLQYFTLLLKQLTEPLRILPKDEAVEKVVEFMNVYSISQEDIDTIVELSKFQGHKNPMDGIPSAVKAALTRAYKGNKLMLRAADLVPLPGVKKAPKKRIATILESSDDGVAGEDGDALAESEEQNSSDAEDLGTVNGEKLQSELDSLNSKGIKVEMELKGTANSNAKRTPSSRGKGGAASSAEKKPAGRGKECSGSTEKAGSKRKR
- the LOC8281056 gene encoding replication factor C subunit 1 isoform X2 — encoded protein: MQGDIRKWFMKAHDKGNGTAAKSAQPATDIKLPSVESKPEFPVQGGQDNSGRRKTSKYFAKDKQQSKAEKEIEELPAKRKARNGSDRSTKTPPSKKVHKIEDNEDDDDDDDDDFVMPDKKKSAGEVTPSKKSKNGSGRGFAQKTVDDNASNEDDATKSPLKSSGGRGGRGGSAAVSGGRGRGVGRGGFMNFGERKDPPHKGEKDVPEGAPDCLAGLTFVISGTLDSLEREEAEDLIKRHGGRITGSVSKKTNYLLCDEDIEGRKSSKAKELCTPFLTEDGLFDLIRSSNAKASVQKEAKKPIEKVALLPKTSPKKAEVKSTSVTSTTIVSHKDSIAGTFPAKRKEQTTKLNSLSWTEKYRPKAPNDIVGNQTLVNQLHNWLKNWNQQFLNAGNRGKSKKQNDSSAKKAVLLSGTPGIGKTTSAKLVAQMLGFQAIEVNASDSRGKADSKINKGIGGSNANCIKELVSNEALGVNMDRSKHPKTVLIMDEVDGMSAGDRGGIADLIASIKISKIPIICICNDRYSQKIKSLVNYCLLLSFRKPTKQQMAKRLMQVANAEGLQVNEIALEELAERVNGDLRMALNQLQYMSLSMSVIKYDDVRQRLLSSAKDEDISPFTAVDKLFGFNGGKLRMDERIDLSMSDLDLVPLLIQENYINYRPSSVCKDDNGMKRMSMIARAAESIADGDIINVQIRRYRQWQLSQSGSVASCIIPAALLHGQRETLEQGERNFNRFGGWLGKNSTMGKNLRLLEDLHVHLLASRESNLGRDTLRLQYFTLLLKQLTEPLRILPKDEAVEKVVEFMNVYSISQEDIDTIVELSKFQGHKNPMDGIPSAVKAALTRAYKGNKLMLRAADLVPLPGVKKAPKKRIATILESSDDGVAGEDGDALAESEEQNSSDAEDLGKGTVNGEKLQSELDSLNSKGIKVEMELKGTANSNAKRTPSSRGKGGAASSAEKKPAGRGKECSGSTEKAGSKRKR
- the LOC8281056 gene encoding replication factor C subunit 1 isoform X1 codes for the protein MQGDIRKWFMKAHDKGNGTAAKSAQPATDIKLPSVESKPEFPVQGGQDNSGRRKTSKYFAKDKQQSKAEKEIEELPAKRKARNGSDRSTKTPPSKKVHKIEDNEDDDDDDDDDFVMPDKKKSAGEVTPSKKSKNGSGRGFAQKTVDDNASNEDDATKSPLKSSGGRGGRGGSAAVSGGRGRGVGRGGFMNFGERKDPPHKGEKDVPEGAPDCLAGLTFVISGTLDSLEREEAEDLIKRHGGRITGSVSKKTNYLLCDEDIEGRKSSKAKELCTPFLTEDGLFDLIRSSNAKASVQKEAKKPIEKVALLPKTSPKKAEVKSTSVTSTTIVSHKDSIAGTFPAKRKEQTTKLNSLSWTEKYRPKAPNDIVGNQTLVNQLHNWLKNWNQQFLNAGNRGKSKKQNDSSAKKAVLLSGTPGIGKTTSAKLVAQMLGFQAIEVNASDSRGKADSKINKGIGGSNANCIKELVSNEALGVNMDRSKHPKTVLIMDEVDGMSAGDRGGIADLIASIKISKIPIICICNDRYSQKIKSLVNYCLLLSFRKPTKQQMAKRLMQVANAEGLQVNEIALEELAERVNGDLRMALNQLQYMSLSMSVIKYDDVRQRLLSSAKDEDISPFTAVDKLFGFNGGKLRMDERIDLSMSDLDLVPLLIQENYINYRPSSVCKDDNGMKRMSMIARAAESIADGDIINVQIRRYRQWQLSQSGSVASCIIPAALLHGQRETLEQGERNFNRFGGWLGKNSTMGKNLRLLEDLHVHLLASRESNLGRDTLRLQYFTLLLKQLTEPLRILPKDEAVEKVVEFMNVYSISQEDIDTIVELSKFQGHKNPMDGIPSAVKAALTRAYKGNKLMLRAADLVPLPGVKKAPKKRIATILESSDDGVAGEDGDALAESEEQNSSDAEDLGKEGTVNGEKLQSELDSLNSKGIKVEMELKGTANSNAKRTPSSRGKGGAASSAEKKPAGRGKECSGSTEKAGSKRKR